The Microbacterium trichothecenolyticum sequence GGGTTGATGCTAAGCGACGTTGCTGGGCGATGCCTTGATGGCGTGCGCTCGCGCGCGTACGTTTTCCGCCCCCGCGCGCATGGCTCGTGCGCGCTCCGAGTCACCGCCGGGAGTCCGACATGACCACGTGGGAGTACCTCACCACGCCGCTGCTGATCCATAACACCGCCGCGATCCTCAATAACTGGGGCAAGCAGGGGTGGGAGCTCGTACAGGTGGTGACCGGCCCCGAGGGCGGCCTGGTCGCCTACTTCAAGCGTCCTACCGGAGGCGGCACCGCCAACGCGGGTCTCGGCGCGGCCGAGGCCGCCGCCCGTCAGTTCGAGGGGCAGCAGTGAGCGTCTCGGAGCGTCTCGCGGCGCTCGGCGTCGACCTGCCCTCGGTCGTGCCTCCCGTGGCGGCGTACATCCCGGCCAAGCGACACGGCGATCTCGTCTACACGTCGGGCCAGCTGCCGATGGTGCAGGGGGCTCTGCCGGCGACCGGCAAAGTGGGCGAGGCCGAGGGGCTCGTGAGCCCGGCGGATGCCAAGACCTACGCCCGTCAATGCGCGCTCAACGCCATCGCGGCCGCGGCCGCCCTCGTCGGCGGTGTCGACAACCTCACCGGCGTGCTCAAGCTCACCGGGTTCGTGGCATCCGTTCCCGACTTCACCGGGCAGCCGGGTGTCATCAACGGCGCGAGCGAGTTCCTCGGCGAGGTGTTCGGCGCCCCCGGCGCGCACGCGCGTTCGGCCGTGGGTGTGCCGGTGCTGCCGCTCGACAGCCCGGTCGAGGTCGAGGTGGTCTTCACCGTCGCGTGAGAACGGATTCCGGATGCCGCTGACGCGGTGCCATGAGGGGGACGCCCGATCGTGACGGGCGTCCCCCTCAGGTCTGCGCGGGCCTCACCCGCATCCCGTCTCGGCTGATTCATCACCGACGGGGAGGATCATCCGTCTCCGTGACCTCGCATTCGGAACCGGTCGTCGCGTCTGCCGCTCGCCAGAACCCCCTCGTCCGTCCCACGCCCCACCCCGTGCGGTCGGTGATCGTCGCGGTGGCGACCGCCGTCGTGCTCATCGCCGTCGGCCTGCTCCTGCGTGCCGTGCCGCTGGACGTCGCGGTGTCGGCCCAGCTGAACGCCCTGCAGCACGGGCTTCTCGGCCACGTGACCCGGGCCTTCTACCTCTCGCTCAAGCCGGGGCCCGCGGCGGCCGTCACGGCCCTTGCTGCGATCGTCGTCGTCGCGGTGACGAGACGATGGCAGGTCGCGCTGACTTTCGTGGGAACGATCGGGGTGACCTGGGGCCTGGCCGAGCTGCTCAAACTCGTCGTCGACCGCCCACGGCCGGGGTTGAGCGTGGCCGCGCACCAGATGACCGAGAGAACGGTGGATGCATCGTTTCCCAGTGGCCACGTCGCCTTCACCACCGCGCTCGTCGTGGCGCTCGTCGTGGCGCTGTGGGATTCCCGCTCGCGTGTCGCCGCGATCGCGATCGGCGTCGGTCTCGTGATGATGATGATCGTCTCGGTCGTGGTCGTCGGGGTGCACTACGCCGGTGACGCCGTGGCATCCGTCTTCTGGGTCGCAGGTGTCTTCCCGGCCGTGCGCGCGGGATGGGCGATGGTCGTGGTGCCGCGGATCGCCGCCCTGGTCGCCCGGACACCGGGGCAGCGGCGACGAGCGGTGCGGTAGCTCTCTTCGCGCCGGTATCGGCGGGGTCCGTGGAGATCCCGGATGCCGGAGTGTCGGCATCCGGGATCTTTGCTCACTTGACCTGGGCGCTGATGACGCTCATGACCGCGGTGTCGGCAAGCGTGGTGGTGTCGCCCACCTCGCGGCCCTCGGCCACGTCGCGGAGCAGCCGACGCATGATTTTGCCCGAGCGGGTCTTGGGCAGCTCGCCGACGATGTAGACGTCGCGGGGGCGGGCGATCGGACCGATCTGCGCGCCGACCCACGTGCGCAGCTCGTCGCCGAGCCCTTCTACCCCCTTCTGCTTCAGGTAGCGGCTCTTGATGATGACGAAGGCGACCACGGCTTGGCCGGTGGTCTCATCGGACGCCCCCACGACCGCTGCCTCGGCGACCCCCTCGTGCCCGACGAGCGCCGATTCGATCTCGGCGGTCGACAGGCGGTGGCCCGAGACGTTCATGACATCGTCGACGCGGCCCAGGAGCCAGACGTCGCCGTCGTCGTCGAGGCGCGCACCGTCGCCGGCGAAGTAGTACCCCTTGTCGGCGAACTTCTCCCAGTAGGTCTCGCGGTAGCGGTCGGGATCGCCCCAGATGCCGCGCAGCATGCTCGGCCACGGCTCGGTCACGACGAGGAGCCCGCCGCTGCCGTTGCCGACAGGTTCGCCCTGGTCGTCGACGACGGCGATCGAGACGCCCGGCAGCGGTACCTGCGCCGAGCCCGGCTTCGTCTCGGTGACACCCGGCAGCGCCGAGATCATGATCGCGCCGGTCTCGGTCTGCCACCACGTGTCGACGATCGGCGTCTCGTCGGCGCCGATGATCTCGCGGTACCAGACCCACGCCTCGGGGTTGATGGGCTCGCCGACCGAGCCGAGCAGGCGCAGCGATGACAGGTCGAACTTCTGGGGGACGTCGCGGCCGATCTTCATGAACGAACGGATGGCGGTCGGCGCGGTGTAGAAGATGGTGACGCCGTGCTTCTCGATGAGCTCCCACCACCGGCCGGGGTGGGGGGTGTCGGGGGTTCCTTCGTAGAGGAGCTGCGTGGCGCCGTTCGCGAGCGGACCGTAGGTGACATACGTGTGGCCCGTGATCCAGCCGATGTCGGCGGTGCACCAGTAGACATCGGTCTCGGGGTGCACGTCGTGCACGACCCGGTTGGTGAACGCCGCCTGCGTGAGGTAACCGCCCGACGTGTGCAGGATGCCCTTCGGCTTTCCCGTCGTGCCGGAGGTGTACAGGATGAACAGGGGCGTCTCGGCGGGGAAGGCTTCGGCCTCGTGCGCGTTCGACGCCTGCGGGACGACGTCGTGCCACCAGAGGTCGCGCCCCTCGGACCAGTCGACGTCGTTCTCGCCGCGCTTGACGACGAGGACGTGCTCGACGCTCTCTTGGATGCCGGACCCGTTGCGGTCGGCGAGAGCGAGGTCGACCGCGGGCTTGAGGGGAGACACCTTGCCTTTGCGCCATCCGCCGTCGGCGGTGATGACGACCTTCGCACCGGCGTCGTCGATGCGGGCGCGCAGGCTGTCGGCGGAGAAGCCGCCGAAGACGACCGAGTGCACCGCCCCGATACGGGCGACCGCGAGCATCGATGCGATCGCTTCGGGGATCATCGGCAGGTAGATGGCCACGCGGTCTCCGCGTTCGACGCCGAGGTCGGTGAGGACGTTGGCCAGGCGCTTCACCTCGTCGGTCAGCTGGGCGTAGGTGACAGTGCGTTGATCGCCCGGCTCACCCTCCCAGCGCAGGGCGACGCGCTCGCCGTTGCCGGCTTCGACGTGGCGGTCGAGGCAGTTGTAGGCGACGTTCAGTTCGCCATCGCCGAACCACTCGGCGAACGGCGGGTTGGACCAGTCGAGCACGCGGGTGAAGGGGGTGTGCCAGTGCAGTGCGCGGGCCTGATCGGCCCAGAAGCCCTCGCGGTCGGCCGCCGCGCGCTCGTAGAGCTCGCGATCCGCGACCGCTTGGGCGGCGAACGACGCCGACGGGGCGAAGCGGCGGGTCTCCGTGAGGAGATGGTCGATCTGGCTGCTCATCGCGGCGCTCCTTTGCGTTCACGGGATGCCACGTCGATGCGCGACATCGTCACGTCGTCACGCTAGCGAGAGCCTCCGACACCGGTTACCTCCGATAGTTGGCATCCGGGTGGATCTGGCACAGGTGATATATCGGGATGAAGAGGTCGAAAGAGTTGGCCAGGCCGTTCCGGCGCACGTACCCTGATCTTGCCCGAACATCGCTTCCGGCATCCGCGTCGGGGGGAGCCCCCCAATTTTCCTCCGGCGCGTGGCGGCATCCCTCGCCCCCCACTGTTAGGGATGCCGCCCCCTCCTTTTCGGGCGGTCCCCGTCTGCCATCGGCGTGCGCCGCCGCGCGAGCAGACCCGACGCTCCTCCCCAAGGGGACGAACCGGCGCCCTCTCCACGGATGCGGCTTCTCGTCCGACGCGGACGCACACGCCCCCTCTACGGTCGTCGTCGTGTCTTCCGTCATCCCCCTTCCCCAGAGCTCCCTCACGCCCTCGGCGTGGGGCGATCCCGCGCTCGCATTTCTTCGTCCGTTCCTCGACGACCGATCGGTCACCGACCTCTTCGTCAACGGTGAGCGGGGTCTCTTCGTCGATCGTGGGCGGGGGATCGAGCACGTCGCCGCGTGGAGGGCGGGCGAGGGAGAGGTGCGTCGGCTCGCGGTGCGCCTGATCGCCCTCGGCGGTCGACATCTCGACGACGCCTCACCGTGCGTCGACGTGCGCTGGGAAGGCGGTGTGCGCGTCCACGCGGTGCTCGCTCCCGTTGCGGTGAGCGGGACCACCATCTCGGTGCGCGTGCCCCGGTGGGATGCCCCCGACCTCGCGGAGCTGGAACGTGCGGGAATGCTGTCGCCGCGGCAACGCGACAGGCTCGACGAGCTCATCGAGCGGCGTCAGAACGTGCTCATCAGCGGCGCCACGGGTGCGGGGAAGACCACGCTGCTCGCGGCACTGCTCGGGCGCGTCCCGGCGGCCGAACGCCTCATCACGATCGAGGAGGTCGCCGAGCTTCGCCCCCGGCATCCGCACCACGTCGCGCTCGAAGCCCGCCAACCCAACATCGAAGGCGCGGGAGCGATCACGTTGTCGCGGCTCGTGCGCGAAGCGCTACGCATGCGTCCCGACCGCTTGATCCTCGGCGAGTGCCGCGGAGAAGAAGTGCGCGACCTGTTGATGGCCTTGAACACGGGCCACGACGGAGGTGCCGCGACCGTGCACGCGAGCGGGCTGAGCGACGTCGCGGCCCGACTCGAGGCGCTCGGCTCGCTCGCCGGAATGGATGCCACGACGACGGCTCGGCAGACGGTGAGCGCCATCGGCGCGGTGGTGCACGTCGAGCGGCGCGGCGGCCGTCGCCGTGTGACGCAATGGGGGCGGCCGGTCCTGCGAGACGGTCGCTTGAGCATCGCGGCAGAGCCGTGGTGACGGCGCCGCCGACCGCGCGCGCGGATCAGATCGAGACGGCTCTGCGCCTGTCGGTGCTGCTCGAAGCCGGTCTGGCCCCCGCCGCCGCGTGGGCGGCGATCGCCGAGCACGCAGACGCGACGACCGCTGCCGCGGCCCGTGCGGCCGCGAGAGGCGAAGACGTGGGCGAGGTGCTCCGTCGAGCGGGTCCGGGCTGGAGTGACGTCGCGGCGGTGTATACCCTCGCCGTCGACGCCGGTGCGCCGCTGGCCGACACGCTCCGGGAGGTCGTCGGCGCGCTCCGCGACGCGGGGGAGGTCGCGGCCGATGTGCGGGTGGCGCTCGCCGAACCGGCGGCCACGGCGAACCTGCTGGCTTGGCTCCCGGTGCTCGGCATTCCGATGGGGGTCGTGCTCGGATTCGACACGGTCGGCATCCTCTGCGGCGACCCGGTGGGCATTTCCTGCCTGGTCGCGGGAAGCGCCCTCGTGCTCGTGTCGCGGGTATGGTCACGTCGCCTGGTACGCCGTGTCACTCCGCCCGCCGTCGTGCCGGGCTTGGATGCGGAGTTGTGGGCGGTGGCGCTGTCGGCAGGCGTCTCGGTGGACCGGGCGGAAGAACTCGTCGCCCGGGCGCGGGGCGGCGGCGGCGCGCCCGTGTCTTTCTCCGATCCCGTCGCAGCCACCCTCGATATGGCGATGCGTACGGGTGTCCCGGCGAGTGAACTGCTGCGCGGTGACGCCTGGCTCGCCCGTCACCGCGCGCGCACCGATGGGCGCGCAGCGGCCGCGCGGCTGTCGACGATGCTCCTGCTTCCCCTCGGCATCTGCACGCTCCCCGCGTTCCTTCTGCTCGCGGTCGCTCCGATGATGCTCGGCGTGTTGCGATCGAGCGCCCTTCCCTGACGCGGCTTCGCGTCATCCATCCGGGCGGCGTGGGGGAGCCCCACCCGCCCTTTCACCCCAAGGAGATCCCATGTCCGTTCCCTTCCTTCCGTCCGCACCGCGGCGATCGGTCCTTCCGCCGCTCACCCAGGCCCGAGCAGGCGCGCTGTTCCTCGACGACAGGGGTGCCGCGACCGCCGAGTACGCCATCGCGACCATGGCTATCGTCGCGCCCTAATGACATACTTTTGAGATGGCGAGTGAGCGCGTGGCCCTGTACGCACGACAGAGCGTGCAGGAGGACCAGGGCATCACACAACAGTTGGAGGCGATGCGAAAACGGGCCATTGCTGAGGACTGGATCGTCGCCGGTGAATACGTGGACAACTTCACATCGGCCACGAAGGCGAGGGGCGACGGGACCGACTGGGCGCGTATGCTCGCGGACGCGGACGCCGGGAAGATTGACACGATCGTCGCAGTGAAGTCCGCTCGCCTGCTGCGTCGTGTCGAAGATGCCCTCGAAGTCACTGCACCGCGTCGCGACGTCCGCGTCGTCACCTTCGATGGCATTGACACTGCGGGGCACTGGGGCAAAGTGATCCTGCTCATCATGACCTCCATAGCCGAAGCCGAGATCGAGGAGAAGGAGGCTCGCGCACTACCGTTCCGTGCGGCTCGACGTGAGGCAGGGCACCCGACCCCGGGGCTGGTGCCCTACGGATACAACTGGGTGTCGAACAAGGACCGTGACGATCGCGGTACGCGATATCAGGTGGTCCCGCACGAAGCCCATGCACTCCTCTACATGTCCCGTGAGCTGCGGGCGGGCGCGAAGCTCGGAGAGATCGCCAAGGCGTTGAACGACGGCACTGCACACGATGAAGATGGTGATTCACTGTCCGAGCAAACGCGGCTCACACGTCCCATCCTTAACCGCGACGGCACGGTGAAGCGGCCGGGGGCGAAGTGGACCAGCACGACCGTGCGACGCATTCTCCTGTCCCCCTTCCCCGCCGCGCTCCTGCCACCTCCGATGCCGGACGGGATGCCCTATCGCGCCGACCGTTTCACCCTCTCGGAGTGCACCCCAGGCGCGTGGGACGCGATCTTGACGGAGGATGCCGTGGCCGCCGCGCGAGGTCGTCTATTGGACTCCTCCAGGCGCACGCACGACGGGAACACCCGCGCTAAGTGGCTGCTATCCGGACTCGGTGAATGCGGCCGGTGCGGCGGGGCGTTACGCAAGTGCCAGACGAAGACGACGGCGACGAGCGTGCGCGGGTACCGGTGCACAACGGGCTGTTTCCAGCGCCCCGCAGCCTTGATCGAAGAGTACGTCGAGAACGCGGCGGTGGAGGTGCTGAGTGCCCCCGGACTGCTCGCCTGGGTCGATGATAGGCGGCACGACATCGGCGCGCTGAGAGCGCGACGTGACGCGATTGACGCAGACGAGAAGGAATGGTTCGCTCGAGTCCAGGCAGGCACGCTTCGACCCGAACAGTGGGACGTGCTGAGCACCAAATGGGCCGAGGAACGTACACAGCTCGACGGCGACATCGCCGAGGCCGTCAGCGTCGACCCGACGGCCGCGTTCGTCGGCGCCGAGGACGTGCGCGGGCTGTGGGAGCGAATGAGCACGGCCCGGCGCCGTGCGGTGCTCGGTGCTCTGCTCCTGGGTGTCCAGGTGCATCCTGTCGGCAAGGGGCGGCGGCTCACCTCGATCGAGGCGGTGGAGGGCACCGTGACCATCATGTGGAGGCGTGCGGAGAGGCGCGTGAAGATCGATGCGGAACGCACGGTCTCCTCGGTGCGCGGCCGGGTGCCGGATGATGCGCGAGACGCCGTTGGGCGGGCGCTAGATAGTTAGGGTGACGGGCATGACGCTGAATACATCACGCCACGAGCTGGCGCGTCGGCATGTCGATCTCGAAGAGACCTTCACCGCTTTGCCAGTTCATCCCGGTCTGGTCAGCGACCTGCTAAAGCTGGCGGCTACAGTCGCTGCCGACCGCAACAATCGCAAGGCCGACGGCCTCCCACCTTGCGAAGACACCGAGACGCCAGCGGAGACAGAGGCCGCGGTGCCTTCCCGGATGCCGAAGGTGCCCACGGTAAAGCCGGTCAAGCCAGTTCCGCCAGTGAAGCCCGTACCGCCGGTGAAGCCTGTTCGGCCCGTTAAGCCAATCCAGCCCCAAGAGCGATTCACTGTGCAGGAGAGGGCCGCGTGACAGCGCGCGTATCGAGTTACTCACATGGCCCACCTGGCCTGCACCTGGTGGCGTGCGCGAGGCGCTCCGGACGGTGGAGAGACGCGCCGCATAGCCTCCGCGTGCTGTCCTGCACAGGCTCTTCGCGGTCCCTTCATTGCACCGAACGAGCGCAGGCGTGCCGCTTGCTCTTCGTGCGTTCGAGAAGCGAAGTTCGGCACACCTGCGGGAGCATCGCCTAGTCGATTCTGCACAACAGTGAAACTAGGACCCAGTTCTTTGCGGCCCGCCCCGTTTCGCTATCAGGTCGCGTACTCGCATGTCGAACCTCTCGTCGGCGTCTTGATGGCGCTCGATGTACACACCCTCGTCGTCTATGTATCTCGCCAGACCGTCTTCCACGAGATCATGATTTGAGGTGTGACGGAAGATCTGGACGCCACCCTCCATCGTGCCGTGTGTCTCTACAACATCCTCGCGAGCAACGTAATCGAACAGATGGGCCAGTCTCTCGAAGCCCATCCCGTATAAGTGCTTATGCCGGTCGTGGTCCGACACGAAAATCACGCCCGTTGTGGAATCCTCATCGGCGTGTATTTGAAACACGAAGCTGTGGATAATTTGGTTACACAAGCGGCTGACACTCAGCTCGCCGTTCGCGGGCCTACCGATGTCGTAGAAGCGCTCAGGACTGAAGCGGTCGAGCACCATGGGCGTTCGACCGGTTATGGGGTACTGACGCACCTGGTAGCGCTTACCGGGTAGCCGGGACGATGACTTGCCAGAGTCGATGAGGCGTCGGATGGAATAAGCGCCCATCATGATGTCGCGCTCAGCTAGGAAGTAGGTGCGGCTCGTCCAGCGCTTCTGGATGTTCCAACGCCTCAGGCGTATGGCAGACTTCCACAGCTCCGCTCGCCAAGGACCAGACTCATCAATCACTCGCGGAAGAGCTTCCTCGATCGCCTCGTCGGCTCGATCAGAATGCCGCGCGGCGTGTTCTCCGAGGCCTGCGTGACGGGCGCCTCGCCGGACTGCGGAACACGCGCGTTGAAGTCTGCGGCGAACATGTCGACGTAGATGATGAACAACCGGCGGATGACCGTGGCCAAGATCAGTCCGATGTGGACGGCGACCGCGAACAGAGCACCCACGACCCAGGGGGTCACATCGGGCGTTCGGAGGCCCGGCAGGCTACCAACGAGCGCGAGCATACCTGCGAAGACAATGCAGATGAGTGCGAGATAGAGGCAGGCGGCTGCGGCGGCGCCCACGTACCGCTGGAGATCGTTACGGAAGGCAAAGGTGGCCGACTCTGCGAGCTTCACCCGGAGATTCGTCAGGAAGACAAACGCGCCGAACATCGCTCCCACGAGGAGCGAGGACGCTGGCAAGGCCACAGACACACCATTCTGGATGTCGAGGCCCCAGGAGACCCACAGGCCAAGGCCAACCCCAGCGACAATCGGTACGCCGAACTGCACCAGGGCGGCCGCGGCGGCACGACCTCGGGACCGTTCCGGGTCAACGAAGTTGACCCGGAAAAGTGGTCGAAGATCGTACTTCTTCTGTGCCGTCATCACGCCTACGGAGTGAGCTTGTCCAATTTGGTGGGTAGCCAGTCACTCGGGAAATTCATCCCGATCTGACCCATTAGATACTCAACGTCCGACACTGCCGCTGCGGCCAGTTCCGCTGCTGTCGGCGGCGTCGTTCCGTCCAGGGGGTAGATGAAGTGCGGGAAGTCGTTGGAGATGGACAACGCCTTCTGTCGACCGTCCTGAACGTACAGGACACGATAGTCGTCGAAGTCGGAGTCGTTGAGGGACATCCCAAACGCTCCCGTGAGCGCCAGCTTCTTGTTGTTCAACACCTTGTCTCTCACCCGCTGGATCACAGTCTTCTTGGTGAGTGAGTCAGCCAGGGTCAGCGTCACTCGCGCACGGGAGACGTGTCCCGGCGTGCCAAACGTGGGGCGCGTACCATCGATACTCGACTGGATCAGCTCGACGTGGGTCACGTCGATGTTGGTCTGACCCAAGTAGGTCGCCCAGGCGGTGCGATCGGCCATATCGGTCGTCAGCTTCAGAACCAGACCCCGGTCTTTCCAGTGGTTCTCCAGCGCGCGCACGAACGGGAACGCGTTGTTTGACCGGCCCGCGGTTGCCGCCACGATGAAGCCGTGCTTGCCGTAGCTCGGGACGATCAACAGCAGTGGCAGGTCGTCCAAGACAGCGTCACTCGCTCCGATAGGAGTGCCGTCAGCGTTCGTGTTGGTATCGCGCACGCGTCGGACACGACCGAATTGCCCATTACTAGCGTCCACCAGGAACGACCACTGCCCATGCTGCACGGCGTCTACGCCGAAGTACGTCAATCGATCGTCGTCGCGGGTGCTGGAGTCGATGAGTGCCTTTAGAGCGTCCCGGAAGAGGCCCTGCGCGCCGTCAGTGTGCAGCCCCACATTGTCGAAGTCGTACCGCTCACTGGGCGCTCTGCGCTTGCCCAATTCAACCTGAAAGATTCGGTACCCGTATGCCACGCTGCTGCCCCCCGGACTTGTTTCCAGAATCTTGGCACAGGCGATGACGCCTTGGGCATCACCACTGCCCAGTCGCGGAAGCCTCGTCGGGTGGCGGCCGGTTAAGGGCATCGATCCCACCGGAGCATCCGAGACTCTTCTGCCGCTACGATTCGTCGATGGACGCGGCTCGCATGCTAGACGAGTTGAGGACCCAGCACTGGACCAGCGCCATCGGCGACCCCGCGGAGATAGAGATCACTCTGGTCGTGCACGGGTTGGCCGCCGCACGGACACAGAGGGGGCATTTTCGCCAAGTCCTGCGACCTGCATCCGCGGGGGATGCCGCGCCGAACACAATGAGCGCCATTTTTGGCAACGGGGAGCAGCCGCTGCACACAGACGGGGCGCACTTGCAGCAGCCGCCCGACGTTATCCTTCTCGCGAGCGCGGAACCCAACCTCACGCCCACCCGTGTCTGGAGCGGCGCGCAGCAAGTGCCAGGAACCTCTGCGATCATCACGAATTCGCACCCAGAGTTCGCTCGCCATGGGTTGTTCGTCGTCCGTAACGGTCGCGATTCTTTCCTGTCCCCAGCGTTCGACTGGATGCGACTGCGGGTCGATCCCGCCTGTATGAGTCCCGCCGACGGATACGCGCGACAGGCCGCCGAGTATTTCCAGAATCTGCCCGCGTTCGAGTTTCACTGGGA is a genomic window containing:
- a CDS encoding RidA family protein, whose protein sequence is MSVSERLAALGVDLPSVVPPVAAYIPAKRHGDLVYTSGQLPMVQGALPATGKVGEAEGLVSPADAKTYARQCALNAIAAAAALVGGVDNLTGVLKLTGFVASVPDFTGQPGVINGASEFLGEVFGAPGAHARSAVGVPVLPLDSPVEVEVVFTVA
- a CDS encoding phosphatase PAP2 family protein — protein: MTSHSEPVVASAARQNPLVRPTPHPVRSVIVAVATAVVLIAVGLLLRAVPLDVAVSAQLNALQHGLLGHVTRAFYLSLKPGPAAAVTALAAIVVVAVTRRWQVALTFVGTIGVTWGLAELLKLVVDRPRPGLSVAAHQMTERTVDASFPSGHVAFTTALVVALVVALWDSRSRVAAIAIGVGLVMMMIVSVVVVGVHYAGDAVASVFWVAGVFPAVRAGWAMVVVPRIAALVARTPGQRRRAVR
- the acs gene encoding acetate--CoA ligase, which translates into the protein MSSQIDHLLTETRRFAPSASFAAQAVADRELYERAAADREGFWADQARALHWHTPFTRVLDWSNPPFAEWFGDGELNVAYNCLDRHVEAGNGERVALRWEGEPGDQRTVTYAQLTDEVKRLANVLTDLGVERGDRVAIYLPMIPEAIASMLAVARIGAVHSVVFGGFSADSLRARIDDAGAKVVITADGGWRKGKVSPLKPAVDLALADRNGSGIQESVEHVLVVKRGENDVDWSEGRDLWWHDVVPQASNAHEAEAFPAETPLFILYTSGTTGKPKGILHTSGGYLTQAAFTNRVVHDVHPETDVYWCTADIGWITGHTYVTYGPLANGATQLLYEGTPDTPHPGRWWELIEKHGVTIFYTAPTAIRSFMKIGRDVPQKFDLSSLRLLGSVGEPINPEAWVWYREIIGADETPIVDTWWQTETGAIMISALPGVTETKPGSAQVPLPGVSIAVVDDQGEPVGNGSGGLLVVTEPWPSMLRGIWGDPDRYRETYWEKFADKGYYFAGDGARLDDDGDVWLLGRVDDVMNVSGHRLSTAEIESALVGHEGVAEAAVVGASDETTGQAVVAFVIIKSRYLKQKGVEGLGDELRTWVGAQIGPIARPRDVYIVGELPKTRSGKIMRRLLRDVAEGREVGDTTTLADTAVMSVISAQVK
- a CDS encoding TadA family conjugal transfer-associated ATPase, which codes for MSSVIPLPQSSLTPSAWGDPALAFLRPFLDDRSVTDLFVNGERGLFVDRGRGIEHVAAWRAGEGEVRRLAVRLIALGGRHLDDASPCVDVRWEGGVRVHAVLAPVAVSGTTISVRVPRWDAPDLAELERAGMLSPRQRDRLDELIERRQNVLISGATGAGKTTLLAALLGRVPAAERLITIEEVAELRPRHPHHVALEARQPNIEGAGAITLSRLVREALRMRPDRLILGECRGEEVRDLLMALNTGHDGGAATVHASGLSDVAARLEALGSLAGMDATTTARQTVSAIGAVVHVERRGGRRRVTQWGRPVLRDGRLSIAAEPW
- a CDS encoding type II secretion system F family protein, with translation MVTAPPTARADQIETALRLSVLLEAGLAPAAAWAAIAEHADATTAAAARAAARGEDVGEVLRRAGPGWSDVAAVYTLAVDAGAPLADTLREVVGALRDAGEVAADVRVALAEPAATANLLAWLPVLGIPMGVVLGFDTVGILCGDPVGISCLVAGSALVLVSRVWSRRLVRRVTPPAVVPGLDAELWAVALSAGVSVDRAEELVARARGGGGAPVSFSDPVAATLDMAMRTGVPASELLRGDAWLARHRARTDGRAAAARLSTMLLLPLGICTLPAFLLLAVAPMMLGVLRSSALP
- a CDS encoding recombinase family protein, whose amino-acid sequence is MASERVALYARQSVQEDQGITQQLEAMRKRAIAEDWIVAGEYVDNFTSATKARGDGTDWARMLADADAGKIDTIVAVKSARLLRRVEDALEVTAPRRDVRVVTFDGIDTAGHWGKVILLIMTSIAEAEIEEKEARALPFRAARREAGHPTPGLVPYGYNWVSNKDRDDRGTRYQVVPHEAHALLYMSRELRAGAKLGEIAKALNDGTAHDEDGDSLSEQTRLTRPILNRDGTVKRPGAKWTSTTVRRILLSPFPAALLPPPMPDGMPYRADRFTLSECTPGAWDAILTEDAVAAARGRLLDSSRRTHDGNTRAKWLLSGLGECGRCGGALRKCQTKTTATSVRGYRCTTGCFQRPAALIEEYVENAAVEVLSAPGLLAWVDDRRHDIGALRARRDAIDADEKEWFARVQAGTLRPEQWDVLSTKWAEERTQLDGDIAEAVSVDPTAAFVGAEDVRGLWERMSTARRRAVLGALLLGVQVHPVGKGRRLTSIEAVEGTVTIMWRRAERRVKIDAERTVSSVRGRVPDDARDAVGRALDS